Genomic segment of Limnohabitans sp. INBF002:
CGATCGGCTCCACCCCGACGGTTACGTCCCTTTTGGCCCCTTCTTAGCGGCAGCAGGCCTGTTGATCGCGGTTGTCGGCATGGGGCCTATTGCCGCATGGTTGGGTTGGTCATTTTTTGCATAGACTTAGCGCCATGTCTGCACACTCACATGTCACCCCCACGCTTCGTTTAGGCCTCACCGGCGGCATTGGCAGCGGCAAAAGCAGTGTGGCAGCCATGCTTGTGAAACGCGGCGCGGCCTTGGTTGACGCAGACGCCATCGCGCGCAGCGTCACCGCTGCACATGGCTTGGCCATACCCGCCATCGCCGAGGCGTTTGGCGCTGATTTTGTAACGCCCGAAGGCGCGCTCGACCGCGAACGCATGCGCACCCATGTCTTCAGCGACCCTTCGGCCAAACAACGCTTAGAAGGCATCATCCATCCGCTGGTCTCGCTCGAAACCAAGCGTCAAGCCCAAGCCGCTTTGGATGCGGGACACCGCACCGTTGTGTTTGATGTCCCCCTGCTGGTTGAGTCTGGCCGTTGGCGCAGCCAAGTTGACCGCGTGCTGGTGGTCGACTGCCTCGTCGAAACTCAAATTCAACGGGTCATGGCACGCAACAATTTCAGCCGCGACACGGTCGAAAAAATCATAGCGGCTCAAGCCACCCGAGAGCAACGACTGGCTGCGGCTGACTGGGTGATTTACAACGACGCGCTGTCGCTCCAAGCCTTAGATCAACTTGTCGCC
This window contains:
- the coaE gene encoding dephospho-CoA kinase (Dephospho-CoA kinase (CoaE) performs the final step in coenzyme A biosynthesis.), with the protein product MSAHSHVTPTLRLGLTGGIGSGKSSVAAMLVKRGAALVDADAIARSVTAAHGLAIPAIAEAFGADFVTPEGALDRERMRTHVFSDPSAKQRLEGIIHPLVSLETKRQAQAALDAGHRTVVFDVPLLVESGRWRSQVDRVLVVDCLVETQIQRVMARNNFSRDTVEKIIAAQATREQRLAAADWVIYNDALSLQALDQLVAALPIQPL